The proteins below are encoded in one region of Segatella copri:
- the era gene encoding GTPase Era, producing the protein MHKAGFVNIVGNPNVGKSTLMNQLVGERISIATFKAQTTRHRIMGIVNTDDMQIVFSDTPGVLKPNYKMQEMMLAFSESALADADVLLYVTDVIENPEKNMEFLEKVKKMQIPVLLLINKIDQSDPKKLGDIVEKWHSLLPNAEILPISAKNKFGTDMLLKRIKELLPESPAFFDKDQLTDKPARFFVSEIIREKILLYYDKEIPYSVEVRVERFKEDEKRIHINAVIYVERDSQKGIIIGHQGIALKKVNTESRKALEKFFDKKIFLETFVKVDKDWRSSQRELDAFGYNPE; encoded by the coding sequence ATGCATAAAGCTGGTTTCGTAAATATAGTAGGTAACCCTAATGTGGGAAAAAGTACCTTGATGAATCAATTGGTGGGTGAACGTATTAGTATTGCAACTTTTAAGGCTCAGACAACCCGTCATCGTATCATGGGTATTGTGAATACTGATGATATGCAGATTGTATTTTCTGATACTCCTGGTGTTTTGAAGCCTAATTACAAGATGCAAGAGATGATGCTTGCCTTCTCTGAGAGTGCATTGGCGGATGCTGATGTGCTGCTTTATGTGACTGATGTGATAGAAAACCCTGAAAAGAACATGGAATTCTTGGAAAAGGTTAAGAAAATGCAGATTCCTGTACTCTTGCTCATCAACAAGATTGATCAGAGTGATCCGAAGAAGTTGGGTGATATTGTTGAAAAATGGCACTCTTTGTTGCCTAATGCAGAGATTCTTCCTATCTCAGCGAAGAATAAATTCGGAACGGATATGCTCTTGAAGCGCATTAAGGAACTCTTGCCGGAATCTCCTGCTTTCTTTGATAAGGATCAGCTGACAGACAAGCCTGCCCGTTTCTTCGTTTCAGAGATTATCCGAGAAAAGATTTTGCTCTATTATGATAAGGAAATACCTTATTCTGTAGAGGTAAGAGTGGAGCGATTTAAGGAAGATGAAAAACGTATCCACATTAATGCGGTGATTTATGTTGAACGTGATTCCCAAAAGGGTATCATCATCGGGCACCAGGGGATTGCATTGAAAAAGGTGAATACCGAGAGTCGTAAGGCTTTGGAAAAGTTCTTCGACAAGAAAATCTTCTTGGAGACTTTCGTAAAAGTTGATAAGGATTGGCGCAGTTCTCAGCGAGAACTTGATGCCTTTGGATATAATCCGGAATAA
- the der gene encoding ribosome biogenesis GTPase Der, whose amino-acid sequence MANLVAIVGRPNVGKSTLFNRLTQSRRAIVSDTAGTTRDRQYGKCSWNGREFSVVDTGGWVVKSDDIFEDAIRKQVLVATEEADLVLFLVDVNTGLTDWDEDVALILRRAKLPVILVANKVDNSAEYYQAAEFYKLGLGDPQCISAATGGGTGDLLDMILDKLQDNPEEAIEEDIPRFAVVGRPNAGKSSIINAFIGEDRNIVTEIAGTTRDSIYTRYDKFGFDFYLVDTAGIRRKNKVSEDLEFYSVMRSIRAIENSDVCILMLDATRGIETQDMNIFQLIQKNNKSLVVVVNKWDLVEEKNQKVIDTFENAIRKRMAPFVDFPIIFASALTKQRIFRVLETAKEVYQNRKVHIGTSKLNEVMLPIIEAYPPQSIKGKYIKIKYCTQLPNTTIPSFVFYANLPQYVKENYRRFLENKIRENWSLHGCPINVFIRQK is encoded by the coding sequence ATGGCAAATTTAGTAGCTATTGTAGGACGCCCTAATGTGGGTAAGTCTACTTTATTTAATCGTTTGACTCAATCACGTCGCGCTATCGTTAGTGATACTGCCGGTACTACTCGTGACCGTCAGTATGGTAAGTGCAGTTGGAATGGTAGAGAATTTTCGGTTGTTGATACCGGTGGTTGGGTTGTAAAATCTGATGATATTTTTGAAGATGCTATCCGCAAGCAGGTGCTTGTTGCTACCGAAGAGGCTGACCTGGTTCTCTTCCTGGTAGACGTTAACACTGGCCTTACTGATTGGGATGAAGACGTGGCGCTTATTTTGCGTCGTGCCAAATTGCCTGTTATCCTTGTTGCTAACAAGGTTGATAACAGCGCAGAGTATTATCAGGCTGCTGAGTTCTACAAGTTGGGCTTGGGGGATCCCCAGTGTATCAGTGCAGCTACAGGTGGTGGTACAGGTGATTTGCTTGATATGATTTTGGACAAACTTCAGGATAATCCTGAGGAGGCAATCGAAGAAGATATTCCTCGTTTTGCGGTAGTAGGTCGTCCGAATGCTGGTAAGAGTAGTATTATCAATGCTTTTATTGGTGAGGATCGTAATATCGTGACAGAAATTGCAGGTACTACACGTGACAGTATCTATACCAGATACGATAAGTTTGGTTTCGATTTTTACCTGGTTGATACAGCCGGTATCCGTCGTAAGAACAAGGTAAGCGAAGACTTGGAATTCTATTCTGTGATGCGTTCAATCCGTGCCATCGAGAATAGTGATGTCTGCATCCTGATGCTCGATGCTACCCGTGGTATTGAAACCCAGGATATGAACATCTTCCAGTTGATTCAGAAGAACAACAAGAGTCTAGTGGTTGTCGTAAATAAATGGGATTTGGTTGAGGAGAAGAATCAGAAGGTAATTGATACTTTTGAAAATGCAATCCGCAAGCGTATGGCTCCATTCGTAGACTTTCCTATCATCTTTGCTTCAGCCTTGACTAAGCAGCGTATTTTCCGAGTATTGGAAACTGCCAAGGAAGTTTACCAGAACCGTAAGGTTCATATTGGAACTTCTAAGTTGAATGAGGTGATGTTGCCTATTATCGAGGCATATCCTCCACAGAGCATAAAGGGTAAGTATATCAAAATTAAGTATTGCACCCAGTTGCCTAATACAACGATTCCTTCGTTTGTGTTCTATGCAAACTTGCCTCAGTATGTCAAGGAGAACTATCGCCGTTTCCTGGAGAATAAGATTCGTGAGAACTGGTCATTACATGGCTGTCCTATCAACGTCTTCATTCGTCAGAAGTAA